Proteins from a single region of Geothrix sp. PMB-07:
- a CDS encoding RHS repeat-associated core domain-containing protein gives MSIGRILRFALGAILAVCSLRAQITANARMPPVVDMTRNGWDVSLQNGNLTFAIPLTVVPGEVPVPVAFGMNGTFLSQVVAGPWRYIYRPDGTIVRRISTSDELLRPVVGAIHFGYISSPTTVGATAGNEEDGPFLGHEIEGITVLEDGSQIPDRDWTPFSTHSELGTTLNLPQAYGFRAVSTSTALVDPTARYLSYSTTVDGLGATYQSIVQGLSISGFGDPNPAYKVVMDKNRARVYAFATALATWVPVLWADRFGHYVTFSWGRTTSGFPAGSPSTLTAISSVTATNQRSKGVVLRWAEHSSTTSVVDILRLDYLGLDAPSLLVRGYPGPSSASPANALSQIASRRFLLVPSLVGAFCRPTSIQVGPTAVVPQPIWTSPSGPGKQVPPNSPQADIQAPTQSWTFSYDSASAELASCTDPMSVTTQFTYANYAPSTRGVTQVDSVDGNQIARSMRWTRTFGNPSTVKLEGWWDPSQMTNPDRYHLYTFPTNSLNNGNGVYQTDALMDTTGKTWSTTTYSYSAQGAGLNAGLSGVESIAISRNGAPTLTTTLGYANNSSKLQITSQAVTATDVSGKAYKVSETVNTYGTRWDMLEGRQLTQSVTGRYKPDGVTALPTVTQKQVWDTPTSGPALLQLQKSYLDAGATGRHGSTYAYDTQGRPSSVDVYHLEGTTEVVSPNTQTMAYDAVSGAQASVTTTDNTVSPGTSISQSMGGFDSWGRATTQTDAAGVTTTFAFDDRGRVTSKARPGSPTISYAYPDELTTTVTVNGLETKYVYDGFHRLQKLTKPNGSGRSIVQTSTYDVYGRLVSLRETTSAGTTRNESWAYDALDRPTSHTPVAGTAIATSYDVSGINSQVTTTLSNGSATTVLTDPFGQTVKVTSPDGTQTTSTYDQFGNRTNLSVVPTTGGSQVRSWAFDALGRLTSKIEPETNTQLYQNFNALNQPTSITEAYGTSDARSRILSFDGFGRVLTMGNLETSLSNTYIGVNLTSSSRGMRGGATVQQIFTYGGVGGRLSSESTIQPGLTTTIGYDYDASTGSLTALTYPSGRVVGYGYDGLGRVISISNNGTPLVNNINFDEWGNRYQTQFASGAQDQWDADLTGARLKSWNIGYVGGGPDGRSYAYDDATNILKTAGEWSLTHDNAGRVTEADGFGIKTAHTYDGYGNATSHLATSNGAPVPPTFNNFNFNPLANNQIPGMESNGALTGWNTNLRGEATQVGTATSSGTALGLGWDGLGSLSSVVWGGGNQSYLYAPSGMRVSLADSLNNGDNRKYAYTQTGLLVGELKPGNGLGGGGTSVQADGGIAGPTATAHSGKKAVRVWHKTGTLSAIARSVGSFDAGDTVSATVWFNARPGVSGVMFLGNTGGTNAYDNYVQQAVVGNGNWQSITLTHTLTRAMTASDGMALFIYGDNFSSTTGEVTNADSVIYDDVMVVSTQRGVILQEGFENGLANWSTSGQPNDVLNAYTSAGAWREAIYLGSQAIAEIDATGVHELHSDHLGSPRLITRGNGTWDAGLIGTVEATQAYGPYGELLSRTGSYVPLTGYTGHIQTDASGLIYMRGRYYSPAWHAFVNSDQGVDPSTWNQRAYLGGSPFMGTDPSGDSGFFLRIWNQLFGRSGGDDMPGTIVEVIDKMPGDTPTVNIPPAGWYPDPGASNPSRGGGQGGQQQSSKPNDCQPSGTTDNSLITGSGFFYGGAAELSIVAPIGAGSFSNGIGAVSGERLTFSSSGSTTAVDAQSRGDWGWGANAGVGGGLWFTNAKGANPLNGPSRTTDVAIGPLGFSFSRNTDGSWVFQYGMANRGVGFGVHHYTTTTSVTRRCK, from the coding sequence ATGAGCATTGGCCGTATCCTTCGATTCGCGTTGGGCGCGATTTTGGCAGTATGTAGCCTGCGGGCCCAAATCACCGCCAATGCCCGCATGCCGCCCGTGGTAGACATGACCCGAAATGGTTGGGATGTCTCCCTCCAGAACGGGAACCTGACTTTCGCCATCCCCTTGACCGTGGTGCCTGGCGAGGTGCCGGTACCTGTGGCCTTTGGAATGAATGGGACCTTTCTCTCGCAGGTTGTGGCAGGTCCATGGCGATATATCTACCGGCCAGATGGAACCATTGTCAGAAGAATCAGCACGTCTGATGAGTTACTCCGTCCGGTCGTTGGCGCCATTCATTTCGGTTACATATCCAGTCCAACCACGGTGGGCGCCACCGCAGGCAACGAGGAAGACGGCCCATTTCTGGGACATGAGATTGAAGGCATCACAGTTCTCGAAGACGGCTCTCAAATCCCAGATCGCGACTGGACGCCTTTCTCCACCCATTCAGAACTGGGTACGACCTTGAACCTTCCACAGGCCTATGGATTTAGGGCCGTAAGCACCTCCACCGCCTTGGTGGACCCAACAGCGCGCTACCTATCCTACTCCACCACGGTCGATGGTCTTGGAGCGACCTATCAATCGATTGTTCAAGGGCTCTCGATCTCAGGGTTTGGAGATCCCAACCCAGCTTACAAAGTGGTCATGGATAAGAATCGGGCGAGGGTTTATGCCTTCGCCACCGCCCTTGCCACATGGGTTCCTGTGCTATGGGCGGACCGTTTTGGCCACTATGTGACCTTCTCTTGGGGTCGCACCACCTCTGGCTTTCCGGCTGGGAGTCCCAGCACTCTGACTGCGATCTCGAGTGTGACGGCGACCAATCAGCGCTCAAAGGGGGTAGTCCTTCGCTGGGCCGAGCATTCGTCAACGACATCCGTGGTGGATATTTTGCGGCTGGATTATCTGGGGCTGGATGCGCCGAGTCTGCTGGTTCGGGGCTACCCAGGACCGTCATCCGCAAGCCCAGCAAACGCCCTCTCGCAAATTGCTTCCCGAAGATTTTTGCTTGTTCCAAGTTTGGTTGGAGCTTTCTGCAGGCCGACGTCAATCCAGGTGGGTCCTACGGCCGTCGTCCCCCAACCGATTTGGACCAGCCCCAGTGGGCCAGGAAAGCAAGTTCCGCCCAATTCACCACAGGCGGATATACAGGCTCCCACCCAATCCTGGACCTTCAGCTATGACAGCGCCTCGGCGGAATTGGCTTCCTGCACCGACCCCATGAGCGTGACCACCCAGTTCACCTATGCGAACTATGCCCCCAGCACCAGGGGAGTCACCCAGGTTGATTCTGTCGACGGGAACCAAATCGCGCGCTCAATGCGTTGGACGAGAACCTTCGGAAACCCTTCCACCGTCAAGCTCGAGGGTTGGTGGGATCCCAGTCAGATGACGAACCCAGATCGCTACCACCTGTATACCTTCCCCACGAATAGCCTGAACAATGGCAATGGGGTTTATCAAACCGATGCTTTGATGGATACCACTGGGAAAACATGGAGCACCACCACCTACAGCTATTCCGCACAAGGTGCGGGCTTGAATGCCGGGCTGTCGGGTGTGGAGTCCATTGCAATCAGCAGGAATGGCGCTCCCACCCTTACCACCACCCTTGGCTATGCGAACAACAGCTCAAAATTGCAAATCACTTCGCAGGCAGTGACTGCGACAGATGTCAGCGGGAAGGCTTACAAGGTTTCGGAGACCGTGAATACCTACGGAACACGTTGGGACATGCTGGAGGGGAGGCAACTGACCCAATCCGTAACCGGACGCTACAAACCCGATGGGGTGACGGCTCTGCCAACGGTCACCCAGAAGCAAGTGTGGGATACTCCGACTTCGGGCCCGGCCTTGCTCCAATTGCAAAAGAGCTACCTCGACGCGGGGGCCACGGGTCGGCACGGCTCCACCTATGCCTACGACACCCAGGGGCGCCCCTCCAGTGTCGATGTCTACCACCTTGAAGGCACCACCGAGGTTGTCAGTCCGAACACCCAAACCATGGCCTATGATGCCGTGAGTGGCGCGCAGGCTTCTGTGACGACCACCGACAACACTGTTTCCCCCGGGACCTCCATCAGCCAATCGATGGGCGGGTTCGATAGCTGGGGCCGGGCCACCACCCAGACCGATGCGGCCGGAGTGACCACTACCTTCGCCTTTGATGACCGGGGACGGGTCACCTCGAAGGCGCGTCCAGGATCGCCCACCATCAGCTACGCCTACCCCGATGAGCTGACCACGACGGTGACGGTCAATGGATTGGAAACCAAGTATGTCTACGACGGATTCCATCGGCTTCAGAAGCTGACCAAGCCCAATGGGAGCGGACGCAGCATTGTCCAAACCTCAACCTATGATGTCTACGGACGTCTGGTCAGCCTGCGTGAAACCACCTCGGCAGGTACAACTCGAAACGAAAGCTGGGCCTACGATGCTCTTGATCGGCCCACCAGCCATACCCCGGTGGCAGGAACCGCCATCGCCACCTCATACGACGTTTCAGGAATCAACTCCCAGGTGACCACCACCTTGTCGAACGGGTCGGCAACCACCGTCCTAACCGATCCCTTTGGCCAAACCGTCAAGGTCACCTCGCCCGATGGCACCCAGACCACCTCCACCTATGATCAGTTCGGAAACCGGACGAACCTTAGCGTGGTGCCTACGACGGGCGGCAGCCAGGTACGGAGCTGGGCCTTCGACGCCCTTGGGCGCCTGACTTCCAAGATCGAGCCCGAGACCAATACCCAGCTCTACCAAAATTTCAATGCACTGAATCAGCCCACCAGCATCACAGAAGCCTATGGCACCAGTGACGCTCGCAGTCGAATCCTGTCCTTTGATGGATTTGGCCGGGTCCTGACCATGGGGAACCTGGAAACAAGCCTGTCCAACACCTACATTGGTGTGAACTTGACCTCCAGCTCCCGCGGCATGCGGGGTGGTGCTACGGTTCAGCAAATTTTCACCTACGGGGGGGTGGGTGGCCGCCTGAGTTCGGAAAGCACCATTCAGCCGGGCCTCACCACCACCATTGGCTACGACTACGATGCCAGCACGGGCAGCCTAACGGCCTTAACCTATCCCAGCGGACGGGTAGTGGGCTATGGGTACGATGGCCTGGGCCGGGTGATCAGCATCTCAAACAACGGCACACCGTTGGTGAACAACATCAACTTCGATGAATGGGGAAATCGGTACCAGACCCAATTTGCTTCAGGGGCTCAGGACCAATGGGATGCCGATCTCACTGGGGCAAGGTTGAAGTCCTGGAATATCGGCTATGTCGGAGGCGGGCCCGATGGCCGCAGCTACGCCTACGACGACGCCACGAACATCCTGAAGACGGCTGGGGAATGGAGTCTGACCCACGACAACGCGGGCCGTGTGACCGAGGCCGATGGCTTCGGCATCAAGACTGCTCATACCTATGATGGCTACGGGAATGCCACCTCTCACCTCGCCACCTCCAATGGCGCGCCCGTTCCGCCGACCTTCAACAATTTCAACTTCAACCCCTTGGCCAATAATCAAATTCCAGGGATGGAAAGCAATGGGGCCCTGACAGGGTGGAACACCAACCTGCGAGGAGAAGCCACCCAAGTTGGCACGGCCACCTCAAGCGGCACCGCTCTGGGCCTTGGCTGGGATGGCTTGGGTTCGCTGTCCTCCGTGGTTTGGGGTGGAGGGAACCAGAGCTACCTGTACGCGCCTTCGGGCATGCGGGTGAGCCTTGCTGATTCGTTGAACAACGGGGACAATCGTAAATATGCATATACCCAGACAGGTTTACTTGTTGGTGAGTTGAAACCTGGTAATGGTTTGGGCGGAGGCGGGACTTCCGTGCAAGCCGACGGCGGAATCGCTGGTCCAACCGCCACGGCTCACAGTGGGAAGAAGGCAGTTCGGGTTTGGCATAAAACCGGAACGCTCTCCGCAATTGCTCGATCTGTTGGCAGCTTCGATGCTGGGGATACAGTTAGTGCAACGGTGTGGTTCAATGCGCGGCCAGGCGTTTCAGGAGTGATGTTCCTTGGTAATACGGGTGGAACAAATGCCTATGACAATTACGTGCAGCAAGCTGTTGTTGGCAACGGGAATTGGCAGTCCATCACACTGACCCACACACTTACTCGAGCAATGACGGCCTCAGATGGAATGGCGTTATTTATCTATGGAGATAATTTTTCGAGCACAACTGGCGAAGTGACCAATGCAGATAGCGTGATCTACGACGATGTCATGGTGGTGTCCACTCAGAGGGGGGTGATTCTTCAGGAAGGTTTTGAGAATGGTTTGGCCAACTGGTCAACCTCTGGTCAGCCAAATGATGTTCTCAACGCCTACACATCAGCCGGAGCCTGGCGTGAGGCCATCTACCTCGGCTCCCAAGCCATTGCTGAAATCGATGCCACTGGTGTGCACGAACTCCACAGTGACCATCTGGGTAGCCCACGATTGATCACGCGAGGAAACGGCACCTGGGATGCGGGACTCATCGGAACGGTGGAGGCCACGCAGGCCTATGGGCCCTACGGCGAGCTGCTTTCGCGCACGGGCAGCTACGTGCCCCTCACGGGCTACACCGGCCACATCCAAACCGATGCCTCAGGCCTCATCTACATGCGCGGACGCTACTACAGCCCCGCCTGGCACGCCTTCGTGAACAGCGACCAAGGCGTGGACCCTAGCACTTGGAATCAGAGGGCGTATTTGGGTGGGAGTCCGTTCATGGGGACGGATCCGAGTGGGGATTCTGGTTTTTTTTTAAGAATTTGGAATCAGCTATTTGGGCGCAGTGGGGGAGATGACATGCCAGGTACCATTGTCGAGGTGATCGACAAGATGCCCGGAGACACACCTACCGTTAATATCCCTCCTGCGGGTTGGTATCCGGACCCCGGAGCTTCCAATCCAAGCAGGGGAGGAGGGCAAGGTGGTCAGCAGCAATCTTCGAAACCGAATGACTGTCAACCAAGCGGCACTACAGACAATAGTCTGATCACCGGTTCTGGATTCTTCTACGGAGGTGCCGCTGAGTTGTCCATCGTTGCTCCAATAGGTGCAGGCTCCTTCAGTAACGGGATTGGCGCCGTGAGTGGGGAACGGCTTACTTTCAGTAGTTCAGGCAGCACTACAGCTGTAGATGCTCAAAGCCGTGGAGATTGGGGGTGGGGTGCAAATGCTGGGGTAGGCGGTGGGCTTTGGTTTACAAATGCTAAAGGTGCCAATCCGTTGAATGGTCCGAGTAGAACCACCGATGTTGCTATAGGTCCCCTCGGGTTCTCATTCTCCCGAAACACAGATGGTTCATGGGTATTTCAATACGGAATGGCGAACAGAGGAGTCGGTTTTGGTGTTCATCACTACACAACCACCACTTCAGTAACACGGCGGTGTAAATAG